Proteins found in one Candidatus Krumholzibacteriia bacterium genomic segment:
- the rpsT gene encoding 30S ribosomal protein S20, giving the protein MPHHKSAKKRVKTNEIRRKRNAARRTRMRRSVRDLRTTLATASVLDEAQTRELVAVESLLDRMAGKGLIHRNKAARLKSRLTRQANARSEGSEG; this is encoded by the coding sequence GTGCCGCACCACAAGAGCGCCAAGAAGCGCGTGAAGACCAACGAGATCCGCCGGAAGCGCAACGCCGCCCGCCGCACCCGCATGCGCCGCAGTGTGCGCGACCTCCGCACCACCCTCGCCACCGCATCGGTGCTCGACGAGGCCCAGACCAGGGAGCTCGTCGCCGTGGAGAGCCTGCTCGACCGCATGGCCGGCAAGGGTCTGATCCACCGTAACAAGGCCGCCCGGCTCAAGAGCCGGCTGACGCGCCAGGCCAACGCGCGCAGCGAGGGCAGCGAGGGCTGA